The following are encoded in a window of Methylicorpusculum oleiharenae genomic DNA:
- a CDS encoding PilN domain-containing protein, with amino-acid sequence MLNLDANIDLDVKKFFRWWGGELLQILPDNLKQILDQQQGHLVLRLYPTLFRLSYEQGNACEDFGEFSRDAAGIERIKNLLLNDNRFENANLVFRLTELDAVSKEFALPLAAAENLQQVIAYELDRFTPFNKDQVYFAIKLLEKNKQTGLVRLILVLSPREKVDALIEELNPLNIRPSLIDYDSVINDRESNPSYYNLLPEDLREKKVEWQNYIHGSLTALFFILFSVFLILPLWLENQAVSKLREEIAVIEKEATVVDRLQAEIDTTIAQTKQLITKKQQSPSVVTLLNSLSALIKDDTWLNYLKYSEGQLQIQGQSPAASALIAILEGSDLFANARFVSPVTQDRMTGLERFQLTVDVKSRSSD; translated from the coding sequence ATGCTGAATCTTGATGCAAACATCGATCTGGATGTAAAAAAGTTTTTTCGCTGGTGGGGCGGAGAGCTGTTACAAATATTGCCTGATAATCTCAAACAGATTCTGGATCAACAGCAGGGACACCTTGTTTTAAGGCTCTATCCAACGCTGTTCCGCTTGTCTTATGAACAAGGCAATGCATGCGAAGACTTCGGCGAATTTAGCAGAGATGCAGCTGGCATTGAGCGCATCAAAAACCTTTTGTTAAATGACAACCGCTTTGAAAACGCTAATCTGGTCTTTCGGCTGACCGAATTGGACGCGGTGAGTAAGGAGTTCGCTTTACCTCTTGCCGCAGCGGAAAACTTGCAGCAAGTCATCGCTTATGAACTGGATCGCTTTACGCCTTTCAACAAGGATCAGGTCTATTTTGCTATCAAGTTGCTGGAAAAAAATAAGCAAACAGGGCTCGTCCGCCTCATATTGGTGTTATCTCCCAGAGAAAAAGTAGATGCCCTGATTGAGGAATTAAATCCTTTAAATATCCGGCCATCCTTGATTGATTATGATTCAGTCATAAATGATCGGGAATCGAATCCATCCTATTACAATCTCCTGCCGGAAGATCTTCGGGAAAAAAAGGTAGAATGGCAAAATTATATTCATGGCAGTTTAACCGCCTTATTTTTTATATTATTCTCCGTGTTTCTGATTTTACCGCTTTGGCTTGAAAATCAGGCTGTCAGCAAGCTGCGTGAAGAAATTGCAGTCATAGAAAAAGAAGCAACCGTTGTTGATAGACTCCAAGCAGAAATCGATACCACTATTGCCCAGACCAAGCAATTGATAACAAAAAAGCAGCAATCACCTTCTGTGGTCACCCTGCTTAATTCGCTTAGTGCACTGATAAAAGACGATACCTGGCTAAACTATTTGAAATACTCCGAAGGACAGCTTCAAATTCAAGGCCAATCGCCGGCGGCATCGGCATTAATTGCAATACTGGAAGGATCGGATTTATTTGCTAACGCCCGTTTTGTTTCACCGGTTACACAAGACAGGATGACGGGTTTAGAGCGTTTTCAACTCACGGTAGATGTAAAATCCAGGAGCAGTGATTGA
- a CDS encoding type II secretion system minor pseudopilin, giving the protein MTRQKGVALVLVLWIVTLLTIMAGSFALSMRRESAIMFGLKSVAQAQAYAEAGIAMAQMMMLQNDPLKRWQADGQIYEFRFDHALIRVQMLAESGKVDLNQADLTLLQRLLSQAPIEPEKQTRIADAIVDWRDKDDTAREAGAEKSEYKKAGLKYVPRNEAFQSLEELQMVLGMDSGLYDWLEPFITIHSGKSGVDLQKASAELKLILQDEDEQSFKTGMKNAPSASVPVTQVDELPGDDLDMPETGDEQDNSSNTDVFTIISEAMVDEEITATVHALVKRVDEGGAPFSIIQWRPKYSKARSLFAVEMENY; this is encoded by the coding sequence GTGACGCGGCAAAAGGGCGTTGCATTGGTGTTAGTGCTCTGGATAGTGACTCTCTTGACTATCATGGCGGGAAGTTTCGCCCTCAGCATGCGCAGGGAATCAGCTATAATGTTCGGACTGAAGAGCGTTGCGCAAGCGCAAGCCTATGCTGAAGCTGGAATCGCGATGGCCCAAATGATGATGCTCCAAAATGATCCCTTGAAGCGTTGGCAAGCGGATGGGCAAATCTATGAATTCAGATTTGATCACGCGCTAATACGGGTGCAAATGCTGGCCGAGAGTGGTAAGGTTGACCTCAATCAGGCGGACTTGACCCTATTGCAAAGACTGTTGAGTCAGGCGCCCATAGAGCCAGAAAAACAAACGAGGATTGCCGATGCTATTGTCGATTGGCGGGATAAGGATGATACGGCGCGTGAAGCCGGTGCGGAGAAAAGTGAATATAAGAAGGCGGGATTAAAGTACGTGCCGCGCAACGAAGCCTTTCAATCGCTGGAAGAGCTGCAAATGGTTTTAGGCATGGATTCCGGATTATACGACTGGCTCGAACCGTTTATAACCATACACTCCGGAAAATCCGGCGTCGATTTGCAAAAAGCGTCGGCAGAATTGAAATTGATATTGCAAGATGAAGATGAACAAAGCTTCAAAACCGGAATGAAAAATGCGCCGTCCGCATCCGTGCCTGTTACTCAGGTTGATGAGCTGCCGGGGGATGATTTGGACATGCCTGAAACGGGTGACGAGCAGGATAACAGCAGTAATACAGACGTGTTTACGATCATTTCGGAAGCAATGGTCGATGAAGAAATCACGGCAACTGTTCATGCTTTGGTTAAACGAGTGGATGAGGGAGGCGCGCCTTTTTCTATCATTCAATGGCGGCCCAAATATTCCAAAGCTCGCAGTTTATTCGCAGTCGAAATGGAAAATTATTAA
- a CDS encoding PulJ/GspJ family protein yields MFRACRQKGFTLIEIMMSMTLLSIMMVLLFGALRISAQSWEAGEGKVAQVNETAMVYQFFRRHLAVVQPLWQDFSEDEERVFSFRGKADSVQFVSPLPASAARPGLQVFTVFLQQENGNNALKVAIKPFFPSSDDEAWQDEDVVILTHVRLFQISYFEADPLSESGGWQQEWVDRETLPSLIKIRIARDNELYWPDIIIPVKLSAADSNPGFSADSEGDIK; encoded by the coding sequence ATGTTCCGTGCTTGCCGGCAAAAAGGTTTCACTCTGATCGAAATCATGATGTCCATGACGCTTTTGAGCATCATGATGGTATTGTTGTTCGGCGCTCTCAGAATCAGCGCTCAAAGCTGGGAGGCAGGGGAAGGCAAAGTGGCCCAGGTTAACGAAACAGCCATGGTCTATCAGTTTTTTCGCAGGCATTTAGCCGTTGTGCAGCCGTTGTGGCAAGATTTTTCAGAGGACGAAGAAAGGGTTTTTTCATTTAGAGGTAAAGCGGATAGCGTTCAATTTGTCTCGCCATTGCCTGCAAGTGCGGCTCGACCCGGATTGCAGGTGTTCACTGTATTTTTACAACAGGAAAATGGTAATAACGCTCTTAAAGTTGCGATAAAGCCGTTTTTTCCCAGTTCGGACGATGAGGCATGGCAAGACGAGGATGTGGTAATCCTTACGCATGTCAGGTTATTCCAGATCAGTTATTTCGAAGCGGATCCTCTCTCTGAATCCGGAGGATGGCAGCAAGAGTGGGTCGATAGAGAAACATTGCCAAGCTTGATTAAAATCAGAATTGCGCGTGATAACGAGTTGTATTGGCCGGATATCATCATACCGGTCAAATTGAGTGCCGCCGATAGTAATCCCGGATTCTCGGCAGATTCTGAAGGGGACATCAAGTGA
- a CDS encoding type IV pilus modification PilV family protein, whose translation MHNQRGFSLMEILVAFAIMALALGVLLRIFSGGVNTAIVADDYTTAVQLAESLMARIGVETPMQPGQMSGIEFDRYVWQVNVSLADVQLEATEDNTNVPLLLRIDVSVSWGEENAEPRVFELNTLRLVRSEQPAGT comes from the coding sequence ATGCATAATCAGCGGGGTTTTTCTTTAATGGAAATTCTGGTGGCCTTCGCTATTATGGCGTTGGCTTTAGGTGTTTTACTCAGAATTTTTTCCGGTGGCGTCAACACGGCGATCGTTGCCGATGATTACACAACAGCGGTTCAATTGGCCGAGTCCCTGATGGCCAGAATCGGTGTGGAAACGCCGATGCAACCCGGTCAGATGTCAGGTATCGAATTTGATCGATATGTCTGGCAAGTCAACGTGAGCCTGGCCGATGTTCAGTTAGAAGCAACCGAAGACAATACGAATGTGCCCCTGCTTTTAAGAATCGATGTCAGCGTCAGTTGGGGCGAAGAAAATGCTGAGCCGCGGGTGTTTGAATTAAATACCTTGCGGCTGGTTCGAAGCGAACAGCCAGCCGGAACCTAG
- a CDS encoding GspH/FimT family pseudopilin, giving the protein MPPKIRATRVNRGFTLIELSVVLFVMALAFGAIGISLSSGNDATTIKSAARDMISALRYARGQALMLGDETTVTIDFAENTYQISTRDKIYHIPKKIHVTLVTAQSEFSGDGQANIRFFGDGSSTGGRVTLELDQWVWRININWLTGLIDLADA; this is encoded by the coding sequence GTGCCGCCGAAAATCAGAGCGACCCGGGTAAACCGGGGTTTTACGTTAATCGAATTATCGGTGGTGCTATTTGTTATGGCGCTCGCTTTTGGCGCTATTGGCATCTCGCTCTCGTCCGGTAATGATGCAACCACGATAAAAAGTGCAGCAAGAGACATGATTTCGGCCTTGCGTTATGCCAGAGGTCAGGCCTTGATGCTGGGAGACGAGACTACGGTGACCATCGACTTTGCCGAAAACACCTATCAGATCAGTACGCGGGATAAAATTTATCATATTCCAAAAAAAATCCATGTGACATTAGTGACAGCGCAAAGTGAATTTAGCGGTGATGGCCAAGCCAATATTCGCTTTTTTGGCGATGGTTCATCGACCGGCGGCAGGGTCACGCTGGAGTTGGATCAGTGGGTCTGGCGCATCAATATTAATTGGTTGACAGGCTTGATCGATCTCGCCGATGCATAA
- the gspG gene encoding type II secretion system major pseudopilin GspG, producing MMKQPKKNNGFTLLELLVVLGIIAMLAGIVGPQVMKHMGASKTKAAKVQIEGLASSLDMYKLDVGRYPSTEQGLNALIEKPSDVERWNGPYLRKSKVPVDPWQQPYQYKFPGEHGNFDLFSLGADQKDGGEGEDQDVVSWL from the coding sequence ATGATGAAACAACCGAAAAAGAACAATGGTTTTACTTTGCTCGAATTACTCGTTGTGTTAGGTATTATCGCTATGTTGGCCGGAATTGTCGGTCCGCAGGTCATGAAGCATATGGGCGCTTCAAAAACCAAAGCCGCCAAAGTCCAGATAGAGGGGCTTGCATCTTCGCTTGATATGTACAAACTGGATGTCGGTCGCTATCCGTCAACTGAACAGGGATTAAATGCATTGATAGAGAAACCGTCCGATGTGGAGCGCTGGAATGGTCCCTACCTGCGTAAATCAAAAGTTCCGGTCGATCCCTGGCAACAGCCTTATCAATATAAATTCCCTGGCGAACACGGCAATTTCGATTTGTTCTCGTTGGGAGCGGATCAAAAAGATGGTGGGGAAGGCGAAGATCAGGATGTTGTCAGCTGGTTATAG
- a CDS encoding type II secretion system F family protein, giving the protein MALFAFKVVNSSGELEEGLREALDESALIAELQAEGLMPIKVSPSRGRTFLGIHLGVKQLRLSQKEILLVTGELATLLDSGLPLDKSLSVLIELTVENEKLTKLLTRVLDKVKGGSTLADALQSQAGVFSKFYINMIRAGEAGGSLGSVLVRLSEYLERSRELKDTVSTALIYPVILMIMSFASLFVMLTFVVPQFTEMFESAGQALPVPTQIVVGLANWLQSYWWLLMLVILTTYVFMSYQLSDPVSRKAWDARFLKMPLAGNIILNMETANITRTLGTLLGNGVSIISALTIVRETVSNLTLVDAVKDAEEQLKQGRHMSDALLDKAVLPKMAMQMIRMGEETGRLEEMLLRVATIYDKQLKVSIQRMLALLEPVLIITLGLMIAGIIVSILLAILSVNDLAF; this is encoded by the coding sequence ATGGCGTTATTCGCATTTAAAGTCGTTAACAGTAGCGGCGAATTGGAAGAAGGATTGCGCGAAGCGCTTGATGAATCAGCCTTGATAGCTGAGTTACAAGCCGAAGGCCTCATGCCGATAAAAGTCTCACCTTCTAGGGGCAGGACTTTTCTAGGCATACATTTGGGAGTAAAGCAACTTCGTTTGTCACAAAAGGAAATTTTGCTGGTTACCGGCGAATTGGCAACCTTGTTGGATTCAGGGCTTCCTCTCGATAAATCACTGTCGGTTTTGATCGAGTTGACCGTAGAAAATGAGAAATTGACCAAGCTACTGACTCGCGTACTGGATAAAGTTAAAGGCGGGTCAACCCTAGCCGATGCCTTGCAGAGTCAGGCGGGTGTTTTTTCGAAATTCTACATTAACATGATCCGGGCGGGTGAGGCGGGGGGCAGTCTTGGCAGTGTATTGGTGCGCTTGTCGGAATATCTTGAGCGTTCACGAGAACTTAAGGATACCGTCAGTACTGCTTTGATTTATCCGGTCATATTAATGATCATGTCCTTTGCATCCCTGTTTGTCATGTTGACCTTTGTGGTGCCTCAATTTACCGAAATGTTTGAAAGTGCGGGGCAGGCTTTGCCGGTACCTACCCAGATTGTTGTGGGATTGGCCAATTGGCTGCAAAGCTATTGGTGGCTATTGATGCTCGTTATATTGACTACCTATGTCTTCATGAGCTATCAATTGTCAGATCCTGTTTCACGTAAGGCCTGGGATGCGCGTTTTCTTAAAATGCCGTTAGCCGGTAATATCATCCTCAACATGGAAACGGCCAATATTACCCGCACCCTGGGAACGCTTCTTGGAAATGGTGTGTCTATTATCAGCGCCTTGACGATCGTACGCGAAACGGTATCCAACCTGACGCTGGTAGATGCAGTAAAAGATGCCGAAGAGCAGCTTAAACAGGGGCGCCATATGTCCGATGCTTTACTTGATAAGGCGGTTCTACCTAAAATGGCGATGCAAATGATTCGTATGGGAGAGGAAACCGGACGGCTGGAAGAAATGCTGCTTCGTGTTGCCACCATTTACGATAAACAGCTTAAAGTATCGATACAGCGCATGCTGGCATTGTTGGAACCGGTATTGATCATCACTTTGGGATTAATGATCGCAGGCATTATTGTGTCGATCTTGTTAGCTATTTTGAGTGTTAATGATTTGGCTTTTTAG
- the gspE gene encoding type II secretion system ATPase GspE, whose translation MDYSTAKLAPEYHSFLSHLQYLEKLTDAELKKVDRVMQSTVVETLPHLLIKLGICSEFDIAEAFIATHPMEKVRGEDYPLETPLPDNVSLRFLKQYHVIGLSKDDEQIQVAVMDPENHFVLDALQLATGKNIAAKIGLMSEIDAALEMQYGEGKSQMDKLVSNLESDEIGEEDLEHLKDMASEAPVIKMVNLIMQRAIENRASDIHIEPFEQRLKVRLRIDGVLQNIDAPPVTSTAAVLSRIKIMAKLNIAERRLPQDGRIKLQMLGKELDLRVSTIPTLYGESVVIRLLDKEATVLDFTALGFVGKHYQKFLDVLAQPHGIILITGPTGSGKSTTLYTALKQLNTAERKIITVEDPVEYQLEGINQIQAKPQIGLNFATALRSIVRQDPDVIMIGEMRDIETARIAVQSALTGHLVLSTLHTNDAAGGVTRLLDMGMEEYLLSSTVNGILAQRLVRKLCPHCKESYTVEPSVAEELKLRKFQPEGELKFYKAVGCNACNGLGYRGRMAIIEFLVMSDALRRLIMTHAEAGEIHRLAIEEGMHTMYDDGLVKALQGSTTLEEVLRVTTES comes from the coding sequence ATGGATTATTCAACCGCAAAGCTAGCTCCGGAATATCACAGTTTTTTAAGTCACTTGCAGTACCTGGAAAAATTGACCGATGCCGAGTTAAAAAAAGTGGATCGGGTCATGCAGTCTACGGTCGTGGAAACCTTACCGCATTTGCTGATCAAGTTGGGCATTTGTTCCGAATTCGATATTGCTGAGGCGTTTATTGCGACACACCCGATGGAAAAAGTCCGCGGGGAAGACTATCCGCTTGAAACGCCTTTGCCCGATAATGTGTCGCTTCGGTTTCTCAAGCAATACCATGTCATCGGTTTAAGCAAGGACGATGAGCAGATTCAGGTCGCCGTTATGGATCCTGAAAATCATTTTGTGCTTGATGCTTTGCAACTGGCGACTGGAAAAAATATTGCTGCCAAAATCGGGCTGATGTCTGAGATTGATGCTGCATTGGAAATGCAATACGGTGAAGGAAAGTCCCAGATGGACAAACTCGTCTCGAATCTTGAGTCGGATGAGATAGGAGAGGAAGATCTTGAGCATTTGAAGGACATGGCCAGCGAGGCGCCGGTTATTAAAATGGTCAATCTGATCATGCAACGGGCGATTGAAAACCGGGCGTCTGATATTCATATCGAACCATTCGAACAACGCCTGAAAGTACGCTTGCGTATTGACGGTGTTCTGCAAAATATCGATGCGCCACCTGTTACCTCAACCGCTGCCGTGTTATCCAGAATTAAAATCATGGCCAAGTTGAATATCGCCGAACGACGCTTGCCTCAGGACGGGCGTATTAAACTGCAAATGCTGGGTAAAGAACTGGACCTGCGTGTTTCGACGATTCCGACTTTATACGGCGAGAGTGTCGTTATCCGCTTATTGGACAAGGAAGCGACTGTTCTTGATTTTACTGCCCTTGGCTTTGTGGGTAAGCATTATCAAAAGTTTCTGGACGTATTGGCCCAGCCGCATGGCATTATCCTGATTACCGGCCCTACCGGCAGCGGTAAATCGACGACCTTGTATACGGCGCTCAAACAACTCAATACAGCAGAACGTAAAATCATCACGGTCGAAGATCCGGTTGAGTATCAATTGGAAGGCATAAATCAGATTCAAGCCAAACCTCAAATTGGGCTTAATTTCGCCACAGCCCTTCGATCCATTGTGCGGCAAGACCCGGATGTCATTATGATCGGTGAAATGCGTGATATCGAAACCGCCAGAATAGCCGTTCAATCGGCGTTGACCGGGCATTTGGTGTTATCGACGCTGCATACCAACGATGCGGCCGGCGGCGTTACGCGGTTGCTCGATATGGGGATGGAAGAATATTTGCTTAGCTCGACGGTTAACGGCATTTTGGCTCAGCGCCTGGTCAGAAAATTATGCCCTCACTGCAAGGAAAGTTATACCGTTGAGCCCAGTGTGGCTGAAGAATTGAAGTTGCGAAAATTTCAACCGGAAGGTGAATTGAAATTTTATAAAGCCGTCGGGTGTAATGCCTGCAATGGCCTGGGGTACCGCGGGCGAATGGCGATAATTGAGTTTCTGGTCATGAGCGATGCGTTGCGCAGATTAATCATGACCCATGCGGAGGCCGGTGAGATTCATCGGCTTGCCATCGAAGAAGGTATGCATACCATGTATGATGATGGTTTGGTGAAGGCCTTGCAAGGCTCGACCACGCTGGAAGAAGTTTTGCGCGTCACCACTGAATCCTGA